The following coding sequences are from one Clostridia bacterium window:
- a CDS encoding MBL fold metallo-hydrolase, with protein sequence MILALLVALAFGLSGCQALSNSPSPQGSFKPATDLADLPNNQGQLRVTFLDVGQADSILVQLPNQKVMLVDAGSNEDGPRVISELKRAGVKQIDYLVGTHPHEDHVGGIDDVIRAFPIGTVVMPKVPHTTDTYLDVLRALEAKKLKVAPAGAGLVLLNERVPLKLPAQSPVSGPRDLLLRVQLLGPVGSKYEDLNNWSAVVRVQYGETVFLLMGDAEATAESEILAAAKAARYGFTSRDLRANVLKVGHHGSSSASTKAFLEAVQPEYAVISVGAHNDYGHPHRKTLSRIRAMGTRVLRTDEDGTIVFLSDGRKLTYTVSQ encoded by the coding sequence ATGATTCTCGCCCTCCTGGTAGCCCTAGCTTTTGGTCTAAGCGGGTGTCAAGCTCTAAGTAACAGTCCGTCACCCCAGGGCAGCTTTAAGCCCGCAACGGACTTGGCTGATTTGCCTAACAATCAAGGCCAACTTCGGGTTACGTTTCTGGACGTTGGCCAAGCCGACAGTATTCTGGTTCAGTTGCCTAACCAGAAGGTGATGCTGGTTGATGCCGGTAGCAATGAGGACGGTCCAAGGGTAATAAGTGAGTTAAAAAGAGCCGGGGTAAAACAAATTGACTACTTGGTAGGTACGCACCCGCATGAGGACCACGTCGGGGGAATAGATGACGTCATCCGAGCATTCCCAATAGGTACTGTAGTAATGCCCAAAGTACCTCATACCACTGACACTTACTTGGATGTGCTCCGGGCATTAGAGGCAAAGAAGCTGAAGGTCGCTCCGGCCGGGGCTGGGTTAGTACTTTTAAACGAACGCGTGCCTTTAAAGCTACCCGCCCAGAGCCCTGTCAGTGGCCCCCGTGACCTTCTGCTAAGGGTCCAGCTGCTGGGACCAGTAGGTTCGAAGTATGAAGACCTCAATAACTGGTCTGCTGTTGTCCGCGTCCAGTACGGGGAGACAGTGTTCCTGCTAATGGGGGATGCCGAAGCTACCGCCGAAAGTGAAATCCTCGCCGCCGCCAAGGCCGCTCGCTACGGATTTACTAGCCGAGATCTACGGGCCAACGTCTTAAAAGTCGGTCACCACGGCAGCAGCTCGGCCTCCACCAAAGCCTTTTTGGAGGCAGTGCAGCCGGAGTATGCGGTCATTTCTGTAGGAGCACATAATGATTATGGGCACCCTCATCGAAAAACTTTAAGTCGCATCCGAGCCATGGGAACCCGGGTACTGCGCACAGATGAGGACGGAACCATAGTTTTCCTTTCTGACGGCAGAAAGCTTACCTATACAGTCAGCCAATAG
- a CDS encoding phosphoglycerate dehydrogenase, translating to MNSFKVLVSDPISDKGIEMLRNAGVQVEVRTKQPEDVLVSIIGDYDGLIVRSETKVTRRIFEAANKLKIVGRAGVGIDNIDVSAATEKGVVVVNAPEGNTIAATEHTIGLMLALARNIPQADRLLRMGKWERKRFMGVELRNKVLGIIGLGKIGSEVAKRARALEMKVIGYDPYVSQEWTERIGVKLVSFEEVLAEADFLSVHLPLSPSTFHMIGEEQLAKTKPGVRILNVARGGIIDEEALVKALKSGHVAGAAIDVFEHEPATDSPLFEMDSVVVTPHLGASTEEAQVGVAIEVAEDFLRVFRGEPAKNPVNIPTVKPELMAAISPYLDLAERLGRFMAQIVEDNIQAIEVRYNGELASLETTPITNTLLKGFLRPMLQDAVNYVNAPVVAKSRGLLVTEKKSVQMEDFANLITLVVKGKEGEERSLAGTLLSNKEPRIVRIDGYSVDAVPQGHMLVVPHIDKPKIIGPVANLIGAHDINIAGMQVGRKTIGGRAVMLLSLDSPVPAATLEEIKKIPGVFGVRYVYL from the coding sequence ATGAATAGCTTCAAGGTGCTAGTTAGCGATCCTATTTCTGATAAGGGAATTGAAATGTTGAGAAATGCGGGAGTACAGGTAGAAGTCCGGACTAAACAGCCCGAGGACGTGTTGGTCAGCATCATCGGCGATTATGACGGGCTGATCGTGCGCAGTGAGACTAAGGTAACTAGGCGGATATTTGAGGCGGCCAACAAGTTGAAGATTGTTGGTCGAGCGGGTGTAGGCATCGATAACATAGATGTTTCTGCCGCTACTGAAAAGGGGGTAGTGGTAGTAAATGCACCTGAAGGCAACACCATTGCCGCTACGGAGCACACTATAGGTCTGATGTTAGCGCTTGCTCGCAACATTCCCCAAGCTGATCGTTTGCTGCGCATGGGCAAATGGGAAAGAAAGCGATTCATGGGGGTAGAGCTCCGAAACAAGGTATTGGGAATAATCGGCTTGGGTAAGATCGGAAGTGAGGTAGCCAAGCGGGCCCGAGCCTTGGAGATGAAAGTCATCGGCTATGATCCGTATGTTTCTCAAGAATGGACAGAGCGTATCGGAGTAAAATTGGTTTCTTTTGAAGAAGTCTTAGCCGAGGCTGATTTCTTGTCAGTTCATCTGCCTTTAAGCCCTAGCACTTTTCATATGATTGGAGAAGAACAATTAGCTAAGACTAAACCGGGGGTTCGAATTCTGAATGTGGCCAGGGGTGGAATTATCGACGAAGAGGCCCTAGTTAAGGCCCTCAAGTCGGGGCATGTAGCCGGAGCCGCCATTGACGTATTTGAACATGAGCCGGCCACCGATAGCCCCCTGTTTGAGATGGATTCGGTAGTGGTGACTCCCCATTTAGGTGCTTCGACCGAGGAAGCCCAGGTGGGTGTGGCCATAGAAGTGGCTGAAGACTTCTTGCGAGTATTCAGGGGCGAACCAGCTAAAAACCCGGTCAACATTCCCACGGTGAAACCGGAATTAATGGCAGCTATTAGCCCGTACTTAGACTTGGCAGAGAGATTAGGGCGGTTCATGGCCCAAATTGTGGAAGACAATATCCAGGCTATTGAGGTTCGATATAATGGTGAATTGGCTTCCTTGGAAACCACCCCTATTACCAATACTCTGCTTAAGGGCTTTTTGCGTCCTATGCTCCAGGATGCGGTAAATTATGTTAACGCTCCTGTAGTGGCGAAAAGCCGGGGCCTTTTGGTTACTGAGAAGAAATCAGTCCAAATGGAGGACTTTGCCAACCTAATCACTTTGGTGGTTAAGGGCAAGGAAGGTGAGGAGCGCTCACTTGCTGGAACCTTGCTTAGCAATAAAGAGCCTCGAATAGTCAGGATTGATGGCTATAGCGTAGATGCAGTTCCGCAGGGTCATATGCTGGTGGTGCCTCATATTGATAAACCCAAGATTATTGGCCCTGTGGCCAATCTCATTGGTGCCCACGATATTAACATTGCCGGCATGCAGGTGGGACGGAAGACTATTGGTGGGCGCGCGGTTATGCTTTTATCGTTGGACTCACCGGTACCGGCTGCCACTTTGGAGGAGATAAAGAAAATACCAGGGGTGTTCGGTGTACGGTATGTTTACTTGTAG
- the serS gene encoding serine--tRNA ligase, with protein sequence MLDIKMIRSNPEIVRQALKRRGETVALDGFLEQDAKRRELLVEAERLKSQRNLVSQKIARLKKQYDQDPTQRPEIEAEIDNMRQQMREVGERIKQLDNQIGEIEESLRQQLLRIPNIPHQTVPDGASDRDNQVIRYWGEPRRFTFPPRPHWEIGEALDILDFERAGKVTGSRFSFSKGDGARLERALINFMLDLHTQKHGYTEIFPPFMVHRHSMIGTGQLPKFEEEAFKVEKTEYFLIPTAEVPVTNLYREEILSEEDLPIYHVAYSACFRAEAGAAGRDTRGLVRQHQFNKVELVKFTKPEDSYAELEKLTQDAEEVLQLLGLPYRVVALCAGDLGFSAAKTYDLEVWLPSSNDYREISSCSNFEDYQARRANIRYRDQERGKVRFVHTLNGSGVAVGRTVAAILENYQMEDGSVVVPEVLRVYMGGLERIENTTA encoded by the coding sequence ATGTTGGACATTAAAATGATAAGATCAAACCCAGAAATAGTCCGTCAAGCTCTAAAGCGCAGGGGCGAAACTGTAGCCCTAGACGGGTTCTTGGAGCAGGATGCGAAAAGAAGGGAACTGCTGGTCGAAGCGGAAAGGTTAAAGAGCCAACGCAACCTTGTTTCGCAAAAGATTGCCCGGCTTAAAAAGCAATACGACCAAGATCCAACCCAGCGTCCTGAGATTGAAGCTGAGATCGATAATATGCGCCAACAGATGCGCGAGGTGGGCGAGCGTATAAAGCAACTGGACAACCAAATTGGTGAGATTGAGGAGAGCCTACGCCAGCAGTTGCTAAGGATCCCTAATATTCCGCACCAGACGGTACCAGATGGTGCATCGGATCGGGATAATCAAGTGATCCGCTACTGGGGCGAGCCGAGGAGGTTTACCTTCCCCCCTCGGCCGCACTGGGAAATCGGCGAGGCGCTTGATATTTTAGATTTCGAGCGGGCGGGAAAGGTGACCGGTTCGCGCTTTAGCTTTAGCAAAGGGGATGGGGCTCGCCTAGAAAGAGCCTTAATCAATTTCATGCTCGACCTCCACACCCAGAAGCACGGATATACCGAGATTTTTCCGCCTTTCATGGTGCATCGCCACAGCATGATCGGTACCGGGCAACTGCCAAAATTTGAGGAAGAGGCGTTTAAAGTAGAAAAAACCGAGTACTTTCTCATTCCTACTGCTGAAGTTCCTGTTACTAATCTCTATAGGGAAGAGATTTTAAGCGAGGAAGACTTGCCTATTTATCACGTGGCTTATAGCGCTTGTTTTCGGGCTGAGGCGGGAGCGGCAGGACGTGATACTCGGGGACTTGTCCGCCAACACCAGTTCAATAAGGTGGAACTAGTCAAGTTCACCAAGCCGGAAGATTCTTATGCGGAGCTGGAGAAACTTACTCAAGATGCGGAAGAAGTGCTGCAGCTTCTGGGGCTCCCTTATCGGGTGGTAGCGCTGTGCGCCGGGGATTTGGGCTTTTCTGCGGCCAAAACTTATGACTTGGAAGTATGGCTGCCTTCTAGCAACGATTATCGCGAGATCTCCTCTTGTAGCAATTTTGAAGACTACCAGGCCCGTCGGGCCAACATTCGCTACCGAGACCAGGAGCGTGGCAAAGTAAGATTTGTGCATACGCTCAATGGCTCCGGTGTAGCAGTTGGACGGACGGTAGCGGCCATTCTGGAGAATTATCAGATGGAAGACGGTTCAGTAGTTGTTCCCGAAGTCCTGAGGGTCTACATGGGTGGCTTGGAACGCATTGAAAACACCACGGCCTAA
- a CDS encoding alanine--glyoxylate aminotransferase family protein codes for MGTARSESQILLLPGPTPIPPRVLRAIGAPMINHRGPAFKAMLEEITGELKEIFQTQNDVLILTCSGTGGMEAAVANTLSPGDKALVISIGAFGERFAKICKAYGVQAEVLDYPWGTAANPDDIARRLAEDQGHEIRAILVQHNETSTGVLNDLEAISKARGDHPALLIVDSVSGMVAADIKTDAWGLDVVITGAQKAFMIPPGLAMVSVSSRAWERIEACRNSRFYFDFKAYKEFYSIGQTPFTPAVATIYGLYEALKMLKEEGLSKAQERHALYRAMVRAGVRALGLELVASDAVASPAVTTVRAPSGISPGTITRLMREKYNVVIAGGQGKLKDTTFRIGHLGYVQVTDLLAAIAALELVLEECGLTIERGAGVRAAQEVIAQSN; via the coding sequence ATGGGGACAGCAAGGTCAGAAAGCCAGATTCTCCTATTGCCGGGCCCTACACCGATTCCCCCTAGGGTGTTGCGCGCCATAGGTGCTCCCATGATCAACCATCGGGGCCCAGCTTTCAAGGCTATGCTGGAGGAAATTACGGGGGAGCTAAAGGAGATCTTTCAGACTCAAAATGATGTACTGATCCTTACCTGCTCGGGGACGGGCGGCATGGAGGCGGCCGTGGCTAACACCCTTTCCCCAGGGGATAAGGCGCTGGTAATCAGTATTGGTGCCTTTGGCGAGCGTTTCGCCAAGATTTGCAAAGCCTATGGGGTACAAGCGGAAGTACTAGACTACCCATGGGGCACGGCTGCTAATCCAGATGATATTGCTCGGCGGCTGGCAGAGGATCAGGGTCATGAGATCAGAGCTATTTTGGTCCAGCACAATGAGACCTCGACTGGCGTGCTCAATGACCTGGAAGCCATCAGCAAAGCCCGCGGGGATCATCCGGCCTTGTTGATTGTGGACTCGGTAAGCGGTATGGTAGCCGCTGACATCAAAACCGATGCGTGGGGCTTAGATGTTGTCATAACCGGAGCTCAAAAGGCCTTTATGATCCCGCCAGGCTTGGCCATGGTTAGCGTTAGTTCCCGGGCTTGGGAACGGATAGAGGCGTGTCGCAACAGCCGCTTCTACTTTGATTTTAAGGCTTATAAGGAATTCTACAGCATTGGGCAAACCCCCTTTACGCCAGCCGTAGCTACTATATACGGGCTTTATGAGGCGTTAAAGATGCTAAAAGAGGAGGGGCTAAGCAAGGCGCAGGAGCGCCATGCACTCTATCGGGCTATGGTTCGAGCTGGGGTAAGGGCATTGGGACTCGAGCTAGTTGCTTCCGATGCAGTAGCTTCTCCTGCCGTGACTACAGTTAGGGCTCCGTCAGGAATTAGTCCTGGTACTATTACTAGGTTGATGCGAGAGAAGTACAACGTAGTTATCGCCGGCGGACAAGGTAAACTTAAAGATACTACTTTTCGCATCGGGCACTTAGGATACGTGCAGGTTACTGATTTGCTAGCTGCCATAGCGGCGCTGGAACTAGTCCTTGAGGAGTGCGGGTTAACCATTGAGAGAGGAGCAGGGGTGAGGGCAGCCCAGGAAGTAATAGCCCAAAGCAATTAG
- a CDS encoding HAD family hydrolase, with translation MALIRFGTYFHECKAIIFDKDGTLLDTFAIWPRLIKRRLEFLSREISLGPEQSLRVAQAMGWATAGEKCWVMRRSPIVLGTREQTAAAVSTVLYLDLGLPWDEAMNKVLKAFSACDQELGVEWQAIPIPGVPEMLRRLAEEGCQVALATNDSLERARQLMVAAKLDPYITAYACRDEVSDGKPAPDMVELACRRLGISPHECAVVGDSILDMRMGKAAGVGLTVGVLTGAFTQEEFSGWTDVVIASAAMISPVGS, from the coding sequence ATGGCCTTAATACGGTTTGGAACATACTTCCATGAATGTAAAGCTATCATCTTTGACAAAGATGGAACCTTGCTCGATACTTTTGCCATCTGGCCACGTTTAATTAAGCGACGCTTGGAATTTCTGAGTCGCGAAATATCGCTAGGACCTGAACAATCTTTGCGGGTGGCGCAGGCTATGGGGTGGGCTACGGCTGGAGAAAAGTGCTGGGTAATGAGGCGTAGTCCCATCGTGCTGGGTACTCGGGAGCAAACGGCTGCAGCGGTAAGCACGGTCTTATATTTAGACCTGGGGTTACCTTGGGACGAAGCCATGAATAAGGTGCTAAAGGCCTTTTCTGCATGCGATCAGGAGTTGGGGGTGGAGTGGCAGGCAATACCCATTCCCGGAGTACCGGAAATGCTGCGGCGACTGGCCGAGGAAGGGTGCCAAGTAGCCCTAGCTACCAACGACAGCCTTGAGCGCGCTCGGCAACTCATGGTAGCAGCTAAACTGGATCCCTATATAACCGCGTACGCTTGCCGCGATGAAGTATCAGATGGCAAACCTGCGCCTGACATGGTTGAGCTGGCTTGCCGTCGTTTAGGCATTAGCCCGCATGAGTGTGCTGTAGTGGGTGATTCAATACTGGATATGCGGATGGGGAAGGCAGCAGGGGTAGGATTGACGGTAGGCGTCCTAACTGGTGCCTTCACCCAAGAAGAATTCTCTGGGTGGACCGATGTAGTCATTGCTAGCGCCGCTATGATCTCGCCGGTTGGTTCCTGA
- a CDS encoding DUF89 family protein, with the protein MQMDLECIPCIIRQALGGTRLVTEDVAIQEQVLRQVLLLLSKIDWCQPPPAAIQAVQGELVSVVNQVDPYAQVKRDFTKLALSIYPELQSRVEQADDRFGAAVRIAIIGNVIDFGVNADLKVDTFLEAVQECFQADLDQVALNRFREAAARAQTILYLADNAGEIVFDRLLLGELKRLGRPAITVVVKGRPTLNDATMEDAKAAEITEQYPVIDNGSDAPGTILADCSPEFRRRFEMVDLVIAKGQANYETLSDAKQHIFFLLKAKCPIIARDIGCKVGDLVIKEHREDQSRG; encoded by the coding sequence TTGCAGATGGATCTAGAATGTATTCCTTGTATAATTCGCCAAGCCTTGGGCGGAACCAGGTTGGTTACCGAGGATGTTGCAATTCAGGAACAAGTGCTTCGCCAAGTGCTCCTTCTTTTAAGCAAGATTGATTGGTGCCAGCCTCCTCCTGCTGCAATCCAGGCCGTGCAGGGAGAGCTAGTTTCAGTTGTCAATCAGGTAGACCCGTATGCCCAGGTAAAACGGGACTTCACCAAGCTTGCCCTATCCATTTATCCCGAGCTCCAAAGCCGGGTCGAGCAGGCCGATGATCGATTTGGAGCTGCGGTTCGAATAGCTATTATTGGAAACGTAATTGATTTTGGCGTTAACGCGGACTTGAAGGTTGACACCTTTCTTGAGGCCGTCCAAGAGTGTTTCCAGGCTGACCTGGATCAAGTGGCACTGAATCGTTTTCGGGAGGCAGCAGCCAGAGCCCAAACAATTTTATATCTGGCTGATAATGCGGGAGAAATTGTCTTTGACCGCTTGCTACTGGGTGAGCTCAAGCGGCTAGGCCGGCCCGCCATCACGGTGGTGGTCAAAGGGCGCCCAACTTTAAATGATGCTACCATGGAGGATGCCAAGGCAGCAGAGATAACTGAACAGTATCCAGTTATTGATAACGGATCTGACGCTCCGGGAACTATCCTAGCCGACTGCTCACCAGAATTCCGCCGCCGATTTGAAATGGTTGATTTGGTTATTGCCAAGGGGCAAGCCAATTATGAGACTCTCAGCGATGCCAAGCAGCATATCTTCTTTTTGCTCAAGGCTAAGTGTCCGATAATTGCTCGAGATATTGGCTGCAAGGTGGGGGATTTAGTCATTAAAGAACATAGGGAAGACCAGTCGAGAGGTTAA
- a CDS encoding DUF3006 domain-containing protein — METPSQKTAKITVDRFEGDWVVVEYRSNCFNLPRQLLPAGAKEGHVLEITLLIDQKTTAAKRLKAEHLLASLFQK; from the coding sequence ATGGAAACGCCTTCCCAGAAAACAGCCAAGATAACCGTCGATAGATTCGAAGGTGATTGGGTAGTAGTAGAATACCGGTCTAACTGTTTCAATCTTCCTCGCCAGCTACTCCCAGCTGGGGCAAAAGAAGGCCATGTCCTGGAAATAACGTTACTAATAGACCAAAAGACCACTGCCGCCAAGAGATTAAAGGCAGAACACTTGCTAGCTTCACTTTTCCAAAAGTAA